From a single Nicotiana tomentosiformis chromosome 2, ASM39032v3, whole genome shotgun sequence genomic region:
- the LOC104098820 gene encoding protein ELC-like → MMPPPNSAQYTQQFLSSVLSQRGPSALPYTEDVKWLIRQHLLSLIETYPSLQPKTATFTHNDGRTVNLLQADGTVPMVYQDVTYNIPVIIWLMESYPRHSPLVFVNPTRDMIIKRPHQFVNPSGVVSIPYLQNWIYPSSNLAELARNLSHFFGRDPPLYAQRRSTPNPSPSPSPHPPPSTSFSNNNSPVGPGVVIRPAIPPRAFPQSPYGSGSTGRIMDDPSEVYKRNAIDKLVVKLHTDILGLREAREADMEGLFSAQGVLRQREERLNGGLKEMQDEKEGLEQQLQMVLMNSDVLEGWLRENEAKLTNLGNVDVDTAFEPCDNLSKQMLDCTASDLAIEDVIYSLDKAIQDGTIPFDQYLRNVRSLSREQFFHRATASKVRAAQMQAQVANMASRASSPYAL, encoded by the coding sequence ATGATGCCGCCACCGAATTCCGCCCAATACACTCAACAATTCCTCAGCAGCGTCCTCTCACAGCGCGGCCCATCCGCACTTCCGTACACCGAAGACGTCAAATGGCTAATCCGGCAGCACCTGTTGTCGCTTATCGAAACTTACCCTTCACTTCAGCCTAAAACCGCTACTTTCACTCACAACGATGGCCGCACCGTTAATCTCTTACAAGCCGACGGCACTGTTCCGATGGTTTATCAAGACGTCACGTACAACATCCCCGTTATTATTTGGCTTATGGAATCTTACCCTCGCCACTCGCCTTTGGTGTTCGTGAATCCCACGCGCGATATGATCATCAAGCGTCCACATCAGTTTGTGAATCCGTCGGGGGTCGTATCGATCCCTTATTTGCAGAATTGGATTTACCCTAGCTCTAATCTCGCCGAATTGGCTCGTAATTTGAGTCATTTCTTTGGCCGTGATCCTCCGCTTTATGCCCAGCGTCGTTCAACCCCTAACCCTAGCCCTAGCCCGAGCCCTCATCCTCCGCCCAGTACGAGTTTTTCGAATAATAATTCGCCAGTTGGACCGGGTGTTGTAATTCGGCCCGCAATACCTCCTCGGGCATTTCCACAATCACCTTATGGGAGTGGTAGTACGGGCAGGATAATGGACGATCCGTCGGAGGTTTATAAGAGGAATGCCATAGATAAACTTGTTGTTAAGCTGCATACTGATATATTAGGGTTGAGGGAAGCGCGGGAGGCAGATATGGAGGGGTTGTTTAGTGCTCAAGGAGTATTGAGGCAGCGTGAGGAGCGATTGAACGGAGGGTTAAAGGAAATGCAGGATGAGAAAGAGGGCTTAGAGCAGCAATTGCAGATGGTTCTGATGAATAGTGATGTATTAGAGGGATGGCTGAGGGAAAACGAGGCTAAATTGACCAATTTAGGGAATGTGGATGTGGATACAGCGTTTGAGCCGTGTGATAATCTTTCTAAGCAGATGCTGGATTGCACGGCGTCTGATTTGGCTATCGAGGATGTGATTTATTCGTTGGACAAAGCTATACAGGACGGGACAATACCTTTTGATCAGTACTTGAGGAATGTTAGGTCGTTGTCACGCGAGCAATTCTTTCATCGTGCCACTGCATCAAAGGTTAGGGCTGCTCAGATGCAGGCTCAAGTTGCTAATATGGCTTCTAGAGCATCGTCGCCTTATGCATTGTGA